The genome window GGACGAGCGCCCGTGTGGACACGGCGGGGGGACACAGGACGCGGAGGGCCCGTGTGGACACGGCGGGGCGGACACAGGACGAGCGCCCGTGTGGACACGGCGGGGGGACACAGGACGCGGAGGGCCCGTGTGGACACGGCGGGGGGACACAGGACGAGCGCCCGTGTGGACACGGCGGGGGGACACAGGACGCGGAGGGTCCGTGTGGACACGGCGGGGCGGGCACAGGACGCGGAGGATCCGTGTGGACACGGCGGGGGGACACAGGACGCGGAGCGCACGTCCCCCTGGTGCCGGCAGAGGGCGCTGTGGGCGGAGCGACCGGCGCGGCCCCTCCCAGTGCGTCGCGCCCCCTCCCGGCATCCTTTGCGGGTAAACAGTCATGGCCGACGAGGAAGACGCGCAGGACGCCGCGCGCGACATGGGCAACCACCTGCCGCTACTGCCTGGTACCGCCGTGGCGGGCGGGAGCCGCGGGCCGGAGCCGCGGGGGGCCGGGGAGGCGGGGGGGCCGCGCCCAGCCCCCGAAAGCGGCGTCGGATCGGCCGCGTCCCGGGCGCCCCTCCCCTCGGGGCCGGGCCGCCTCTCGCCGCCCTGGggtgctctggggagggggccgggccgcCTCCCGCCGCCCTGGggtgctctggggagggggccgggccgcCTCCCGCCGCCCTGGggtgctctggggagggggccgggccgcCTCCCGCCGCCCTGGggtgctctggggagggggccgggccgcCTCTCGCCGCCCTGGggtgctctggggagggggccgggccgcCTCTCGCCGCCCTGGggtgctctggggagggggccgggccgcCTCCCGCCGCCCTGGggtgctctggggagggggccgggccgcCTCTCGCCGCCCTGGggtgctctggggagggggccgggccgcCTCTCGCCGCCCTGGggtgctctggggagggggccggccgCCTCTCGCCGCCCTGGggtgctctggggagggggccgggccgcCTCCCGCCGCCCTGGggtgctctggggagggggccggccgCCTCTCGCCGCCCTGGGGtgctctggggaggggccgggccgcCTCCCGCCGCCCTGGggtgctctggggagggggccggccgCCTCCCGCCGCCCTGGggtgctctggggagggggccgggccgcCTCCCGCCGCCCTGGGGtgctctggggaggggccgggccggcTCTGGTCCCGCTCTCCCGTCTCCGCTCTGCGGCGAGCGGCTTCCGGGGCTGGGGGCGCCAGGCCCGCTTCTCGGCGAGGGGTGCGCGGCCGGGGCGCCCCGACTCTACCACGGTCGCGCGGCCGCCGAGCCGGGGCTGCCGCCGGCGTCTCCGCCGTGTGGCCTGCGCGGACGCCCTGTGGGAGCGCAGGCCGCGGCCTGGGGGTGTACGGGGCAGCCCGTCCGTGAGGGTCCCAGCGCGGCCGAGGCCGGGCCTGGCCGCGCGGTGCCCGGGGCAGCTCGCGGAGGCTGGCGGCCGCGGCCTGCGGCATGAGTCAGCCTGGCTTCCGCGAGCCCTGCCCGACCACCCCCAGCGCTGTCGGCAGCGAgcggcggggccgcgggggccgCGAAGGGAAGCCCTGAGTGTCCGAGCGGTGGCGGGTCCGTGGCGGCTGCCGGGACGGCGGAGCGAGCCGCGGCGCAGCGGGGTGGGTTTAGCGAGTTAGGAGGAAGGCGGCCTGGAGGGGGACGAGGCGCGGCCGAAGCGGGTCAGGAGTGCGTTCAGGGAGCGCTGCGCCTTCAGGCTTCGCGTTGCGGAGGTAGCGCTGGGCCGGCCGCGCAGACTCCCGCGGGAGCCGGTGCCCAGCCCTTCCGTCCGCAGAGGGGCCCCGTGCCCTGGTGAGCCTGGTGCAGTGTCGCGCCCCGACTGCCTGCCAGCTCCACCAGTGCGCTCCGCCTCTGACGAGCCCCGCGGCCGGGCAGAGGTCCGGGACGGCTCCGTGCTGCCCAAGCTGTTCCGTCGCGGACCTCGCCAGCAGGCGCAGGAGGGGCGATGGCTGTCTGTGTGGCCTCTGCTCTGTGACTTTGTGCACGGACTGTGCGGTGGGGAGAGGCCAGCCTTTCGTGGCCTCTGGCCTCTGACGACTGGGGCCGGAGACAGCCCTGTGCCTGTGGGTGTTCCGCAGCGGCTCGGCCCCTGCCTGGGACGGCCGCGGACGTCCCGGGATTTCCCACTCGTTTCTTGAATTTTGCGTGAGGGacaaacccccacccccaaacccagAGCGAGAATCCCAGGTCTGGACTAGGAAGCTTGGCCGCGTGTGGACAGGCAGGCGCCCACGAGTtccagaagttcacagaaaacagtGGATTTCAGAGTGCGGGGTTTGCCCGAAGTCACCTGAAGTTTTCTGTGGACAGTCTGAAGCTCCGGCTGTAAGGGCAGCCCTGTCTCCTCCCTGTCACAGCTGACGGGACGCGTTCCAGTAGACGGCCTTGCCTCTCAATGTATGAACAGGAGGACGCTTTCTGACTCGGGGCCTTTAAGCTGGTGCGCTCATGCCAGCCTCAAGTCTGACATGAAACTCCTCAGGAAAGTTCCTACAGATATTTCATGTGTGAATAATGTGGTGCTGGGCAGAGACGTGAAGGCCTCCCTGCCGGGTGGAAGGACCTCCTTTCAGTGTGAATGACGGGGTTATCCGGCGTGctggatttattttcttccttgtacGAGAACGTGTGGCTTGCTCACGCCGGCCGTTTTTCAGATGAGAGAACTGAGGTTTGCTCAGGTGTAATGCGTCATCATCTGAGGTTGGAAAGTTGATTACTGgcaggagagaagaggaaaatgtCCTGTTCAGAGGAACTTTAAATAACTGGTGCAGTTGTAGGCGTGACCCCACTCACTCCCCTTGAGTGTCGGCTGGACCTGGTGGTCCTGTCTGAGAGCACgagaggaggagaaaggtgaCCACCCTGGAGAAACCGGGCCGGTCCTCCCTGGCCCCGCTGATGAAGGCTGGCGCCAGCAGGCACAGGGCGGGGTTTCAGCTGCCCCTCACTCTGTCCTCCTGCCCCAGACCGCCCCGCCCTGCTGCTGGGAAGTGAGCCCACAAGGCACTCAGTGCTCTGCGGagtgcctggccccgcccctcagcTGCCTCAGGGACCCGCAGACAAGcagagccagcccagcccagaggaGGCTGGAGGGCGGAACTGGTGGAGTGGCTGTCTCGGGTGGGATCCTGGACAGAACAGGGGGATCAGGACCTCTGAATGGTGTGTTTAGCTCAGCACGTAGTGATGTGTCGCCGTGGTCCCTTAGCCGTGGCGGTGTTCCCCGTAAGGCGCTAACTGTGTGGGGAAACGGACATTCTGCACTGTCTTCACAGCTCCTGTGTGAATCTTACACTGGTTTACAGTCGGAGTCGATTAGAAAACTAGATAGTGGGGGGGGGCAGTCCatgctgcaccccccccccccccgctgctccgtgtgtgcaggtggcaggggtgggTAGCGTGTAGAAGAGCCCTCTTCTCAGGAAGGAGCTCCGTGTTTGAAAGCAGCACAGCTGACCTTTTCGTGCACACAGTGTTTTTCTTATCTACTTCAGCAGAGAGTGAGGATGAAGATGAGATGGAAGTTGAAGACCAGGACAGCAAAGAAGCCAAAAAGCCAAACATCATCAATTTTGACACCAGTCTGCCGACATCCCACACGGTATGTAGCTCCGGAACGGTGGGTCTCACTGCAGCTGTGCATTCGACCGGCAGGTCCCTGAAAGCCAGAGCGTGCCCTCGGCCTCCCCGGTGTTGCCCGTGTTGCCCGGCGCTGGGAATCGGGGCTGGGCCTCGGACGCCCCCTGCGGAGCAGCGTCCCGCTGCGTcctgctgcctggggcctgggaggagTTTGCACCGTGGTGCTGTCTGGGCAGGCGCCGTTCCTCTCCACGGGAACATTCTGTGGCCGCCTGTAGTATTTGGACTTGGAGAAGTCTCTTCTCTTCACCAAAATAGAAGACTGTGAATGAAGCCTGCTCTTGAACTTGAGTGAGGCGTGCAGAGCTGCAGGTCTCCCCTGAGTAAGAGTCGGACGCTCGTGCACCAGCTGACGGACgtgcatgtgtgtctccctccGACCGCTCTCGGTGCGGGCGGCGTCCCGCTGACACTGCGCCGCGCTGTCTTCCCCAGTACCTGGGCGCTGACATGGAGGAGTTCCACGGCCGGACCCTGCACGACGACGACAGCTGCCCGGTGATCCCGGTGCTGCCGCAGGTGGTGATGATCCTGATCCCCGGGCAGACGCTGCCGCTGCAGCTCTCGCACCCTCCGGAAGTCAGCATGGTGCGCAGCCTCATTCAGAAGGACCGCACCTTTGCCGTTCTCGCCTACAGGTGAGGCGCGGTGTGCCGACGTGCCCTCTGGGCCGGCAGCCGAGGCTGGTGGCTGCCCCTCTGGGAGAGGCTGTGTGGGGTCAGAGCTTCAGGTGCAGCTTTTCCACAAGCTCGTCTCCCCCCCTCCCTGAGGCGTCCGTCCTGAGTTTCCTTACAGACCACCTGGGGGGACGCGGACCCTCAGCGGGCACACAGGAGGCCCCCACCCCAACACGGCCCAACACACCCCAACACGGCCCAACACGGCCCAGCACAGCCCAACACGGCCCAATACACCCCAACACGGCCCAACACACCCCAACACGGCCCAGCACGGCCCAACACGCCCCAACATGGCCCAAAGCAGCCCAGCATGGCCCAACGCGGCCCAATGCGGCCCAGCACACCCCAACACGGCCCAACGCGGCCCAACACGGCCCAACACACCCCAACATAGCCCAATACACCCCAACACGGCCCAACACACCCCAACACGGCCCTACACGGCCCAACACACCCCAACACGGCCCAACACGGCCCAACACGGCCCAACACAGCCCAATACACCCCAACACAGCCCAACACGGCCCAACACAGCCCAACACGGCCCAACACACCCCAACACGGCCCTATACACCCCAACACGGCCCTACACGGCCCAACACGGCCCAACACGGCCCTGCTGGTAGAGGCGCAGAAACGCAGCTCTAACAAAGCAGAGAACGTTTGGCCTGGGAAATGGTTTAAACTCCCAGTACTAGGCCATCTGCAGTGAGTAGAAATCTGGTCTTTGCCTCAAGTATTGAGCTTTGCCGTGGTGCAGAACTGGTGAGGGCTGACCGCTCTGCGTTATTTTCCCGGGAGTGCTTGTTTTGCCAGCCTTGCGTGTTTTCAAGTCAGATGCTCACCACTGCTTTTACCGTTCACTTTGGAAGTAACGTGCAGGAGAGGGAAGCCCAGTTTGGAACCACAGCCGAGATCTACGCCTATCGAGAAGAACAGGACTTTGGCATTGAGATAGTGAAAGTGAAAGCGGTCGGCAGACAGCGGTTCAAAGTCCTGGAGCTCAGGACTCAGTCAGACGGGTAAGGAGCGCCGCCTCTGGCCTGTCTGTCTCCTGGTGTGTGGCTCTTCTCTCCCTGGGCTTCCAGCCTGGCCGTGCTTCAGCGTCCCTGGAAGTCCCCAGGCTAGAGAAGCTGAGGTGAACCCACGCTGCAGCCCAGAGAGAGGTTTAACCCGgcgaggctgcagcaggtggcagTGGCTTCCAGGTGATGCTCCGCTCCAGGTTTGAGAACGGCAGTGGGAGCCCAGAGGGAAGTGGCGTTTGGGATGGAGGGCTCGGTGCGGAGCGTCAGAGGCGGGAGGCCGGCGGCTGCTGAGCTGGCTGTGCCGTCTGCACGCTCAGTGCCCGGCTCAGATGCTGGCGTGGTGACCGCCCGTGAGCACTGGTCTCCGCACCAGTAAGCTTCGGCAGCCACGCTGTGCCAGCAGTTACTATTTTGGTTTTTTCACACGGTCAGGGAGAAGGGTGAGGTGTGGGTCTCCCGTGAAGTCTCGCTGCTGAGTCCTGGTGACTTGGTCTCTGGCCCATAGCCAGAGCTGAAGATCAGTCAGACCCCTGCATTGCGCGGGCAGTTTCTGAACACAAGGGAGCGCAGACTTGGTTTCTGTTTGAGCCTGAGACGTAAAAGGGGGCGAGCCACGTAAGGGCAGGAGTGTTTGCAGGATGCTTAACGCTCGTGAGTGATGGGACAGCAGACGGGGCTGGCAGCGGAGCCCAGGTGTTGCCCACATCCTTCGCTGTGCAAACCTTGGTGGCCCTGGACGCATTGTGCACCCCTGCACGGCTCAGCTGTTCAAGAGCAGGGACAGAAGTCTGTGTTCTGCAGTTAGGGCCACGTTGTTTGCTCCTGTGGATTTTACCTACAGTTCTGtttaagttgtgtgtgtgtgtattcgcacatatatgtatttatttatttgaaagagttagggagagaggtcttgcatccgctggttcactgcccaatgaCCACAAacgccagggcagggccaggccagagccaagagctaggagcttcatctgggtctccctgtggatggcagggcccagacacttgggccgtcttctgcggcttttcccaggcccttagcagggagctgcatcagaagtggagcagccagggcgtgaaccggcacccacatgggatgccgaggtctcaggaggtggctttccctgccagggcacaacgctggccctgcgGCTCCATTTTTGAAGTATGTTCTGTCTGCATACGTAGGTTATTCTGAATGTTCGTCACGACCGCATTCCAGAAACCACAGAGGACGGTTGACTTGGGAAGAGTGTGTTTCTCAGCATGGTGTCTGCCGTGGACAAGGTCTGGTCCGAGGCAGTGCTGGGCGGTCACCTCCGGACGCAGGTCGAGGACTACACGTTGGCCTAGTGAAGACTGGCAAGGGCTTGGTCAGCGCAGGGGCGGGGCCACGTGTCCCCATTTGAAAGGCCTCAGTGTGGGCGTGTTTCCCTGGCTCCACTGCCCTTGGGCTCCCGTGACCAGTGTCACTAGAGACAGTGAAATGAGAGAGACTGCTCTCTTCCCAGGCACCTAGGTGGTGACTGCAGCTACTGCTCTGTGCCCTGTGCAGTGCACGCACGGGTGTGTCACATGTCCACACTGTCCCTGTCTGGGGGACGCTTACTGCCACTTTCTAATCTTCGCCAAGTTGGCCTCCTCTAAATACATGGGTTTTTGGAAGAAAAAGTTAATAGGAAAATATAGAAGGATGGTAAGGAGTCCGACAGTGTTGACAGTGTCCtgtggagaggaagaggggtcGACATTGGATTAGGAGATGAGGATTGTGGAGAAAGTGGAATGTGGGCAGCACAGGAAGTCCGTGTGCCCTGCACATCTCAGCTGTCTGTAAGCCTGGCCCCTCGTTTCCTGGAGCTGGAGAGGCGTGTCTGAGGTGCTCTGCAGGTTGTAGCCGGCCATAGGCTGCTGCCCGTCGTCGTTCCGGTGTGGCTACAGCTCACACGTCCAGACGTCTGGTCTGTCCTTAGCGAGAGCTTCTGGAGGTAGACCTGAGATGACTGGCTGCGGAGCCCTGTGGATTCCTGTAGCTCTTTTTCCACTATCAGAGTTTCTGTCCCGAACTTGAAAGCAGATTTCTGTCTCACGTTAATGCTCATTGAAGCATTTTGTATtgcactggtttttttttttagcagttgtCCAAGTTATGTCATATAATCATGAAAAGAGCTGCCCTAAgcaatttggggaaaaaaacaaaactagaatcTGTTAGAAAACCCAGctgctgggagcagaggcagctgtGCCGTGTGTATAGCCATCCTGGGTCAGGACTTGCGCCACAGCGTGCGTGAGGTCATCCTCAGGGAGTCTCAGGAGGTGGATGGGTAAAGCCAGGCGGGCCTCTTGCAACTCCTGCAGGGTGGTGTGTGCTGCACCTTAAGAGTAGGGTCATCAGGTTGTTTGTTTTCCTGTATCAGGTGAAGAAAATGGAGATTTTGGTTGTTTTTAAATACAGTAATGCAAGAACGTTTCACTACAGTCTGGACATAGTaacttaataaagatttattaggcagagttagagagagggagagacggtgggagaggtcttccaaacgctggttcatcccctgaatggctgctacagctggagctgggcaggtccaaagccaggagccaggagcttcttcccggggtcccacatgggtgcaggtgggccgtcttccactgctctctcaggccattagtggggagctgggttggaacagGAGCGTCCAGGACGCACAtgggcacccacaggggatgctggtgctgcaggcagaggtccaGCCCGTtcctccacagtgctggcccaggaagGAGCTCCGGATGGAATGCAGTTAATATGTGAGTCTGATCTTGCCATGAAATTAAACCGAGGTATTGTCACACTGAGCCATTTTCATGTGATAAATAGGTGAAAATACTGGAATTTCATGTGGAAGTTCTTGTGACTGCAGATAACAAAGCCGACACTGTCAGGCTGACAGAGTCAGATTCCTGACAGTGTGTGCCCAGCTCTAGCGAGTGCCTCCTAGGGGCAGCCTTTCTGTTGGCATCAGTTCCTGACGGTGTAACTGTGTCTCGCAGAGTATCACGAGAGTGAGACCTTATAGAATCTTTAagtaaaaaaaggtaaaaaaaggTCGTGCGTGTTTTGCTCCTTTGCATATTCAAGGTAAATTGTTGAGAATGAGAAAGTGACTCGTGGAAATAAACGCCACATAGCATGATCTAGTTTGTTTTGACTCATTGTGTAAATGGGTTCTTgattttctctgccttctctttgATCCCTGGGCTGGTTGGTGTCTGAGAAAGGACGGGTGGGCAGTGGGCATAGAGGATGGAGACTGAGAGGGGTGGGATGTCTGGGATAACAGAAACCAATTTCATTTGGATTTGTTGCTGATGTTTTCTGAACCTGTGTTACATTTGTAGGCTCTGTATTTATCCAAAAAGTGAAGATCTCCCTGTCCGTTCCGCAGAGACTGAAAATCTGTACCTTAGGTTATCTGTGGTTTTGACTTTTTATCATTTATGATACagttatttctgaaaatttcttgTATTACAACATCAGCATTGATGAatatgtttaaaaagtaaaaccttGAAAATGTTAGTACTTAGAATTACTCTCATTGTTTAGAAACGTAGAGCTTGAGTCAGTTTATCTTAAAAATGAACACCATGCTTGGTTCTCTTTATTTTAGAATCCAGCAAGCTAAAGTGCAGATTCTTCCCGAGTGTGTGTTGCCTTCAACCATGTCTGCAGTTCAGTTAGAGTCTCTCAATAAGTGCCAGATATTTCCTTCAAAGCCCGTCTCGTGGGAAGACCAGTGCTCGTATAAATGGTGGCAGAAATACCAGAAGGTGAGAAACTAACTTTTTATGCTTCCTCGTAAGTGAAGACAGCTCGCTTCTCCCCTGTGTTAAGAAAGGAACAGAAGCCGCCCCGGGGTCCAGGCCCCGCACCTTCTGTGGCAAGGTCCCGACCTCACAGCTTGTGCTCAGTGGCGTCACACAGCCTCCGGCGCGCTGCCTGTCCTGCCTCGCGGTTTGCGTTAACAGCTCAGGCTGCCGAATTCATGGGGGCCCCTGCTGAGCCCGTGTCACCCGAGGGGTGGCCGTGCAGAAGCAGAGTGCGCACCCCTTCTCTAGACCCAGAGCCAAGTGTCCTCATGGCGTTTGACGGCTCGCACACGTGGGCTGGCACAGAGGCGCTCCTGAAGAGGTCTGGGCTGGCCGCGCTATTTCCTTGTGGCGAGACCACAGCTGAGCGAGCCTCTGTCTGCTCATTGTTGAGCCCTGGGGTTTAAGCAGGAAATAGTCAGGAGTTAccgtttctgattccagcctgaAGGAGAAGAGCACTGGTCTCTCAAGCAGAAGAAACAGCTTTTGGAGGGTTAtcttttcaaaatgtgaaaagatGGCTGCCATCACAACTTAGAAATCTTGTGTTAATGGAATACTGAGGTACTGAGGGCATTAAGTTCTGATGTCAGCATCAAAtcctaagttttttttaacttttgtgttttattatttttttagttaaaggcagagttgggggtggggacagaggcgAAGAGATGCGCCTTCTGTCCTGTGGTTccttccccacatggctgcactgCTCAGCACTGAGTCAGGCTGAGCCCGCAGTcgggaactccacctgggcctctcAGGTGCACGGCAGGGGCCTACGCACTTGGCGCATCTTCTGCGACCCGccaatctgaagtggagcagccgggacttgaaccagcaaggCAGCGACGTAACCTGCCGCACCAGTGTCGGCTGCTAGGATCCTCACTGGATGTCAGCATAGAGAACTGGAGCAGGGTCTCTTCCTCTGGTCAGTGCACCTGCACTTTCATCCCTTGGGTTTCCAGGGAAGACGCGGCCGTGTGCTCGCTGCAGGGTGTCGGGCTGCTccaggtgtgcgtgtgtgtcggCAGGCAGCTGTCACGTGTTCTGGTGTGTGTCGGTAGGCAGCTGTCACGTGGCGTAGTGCGTTTAATCCGTGTTTATGTGAGGATTCTAATAAACACGGAAGCAGACTGCGTGCAAATTCCCGGCCCACACTGAGACTCAAGCAGGGAGGGTAGGCAGAACTGACACCCGCTGAGTGTCAGGAAGCCTCTACAGCCGTGCAGTGCTGCTGTCCCAGCCCGGGCACCAGGATCTTAAACACTGCACCTGTGTGTCACAGAACACTGGGGAATCTGACTTGTCcacgatcttttttttttttttttttttttaagattgatgtaTTTCATTTGAAGTACTacagttcttccatccgctggttctttccctgaatggctgcgatggctagagccgggccaggccaaagccaggagcttcatccaggtcacccacgtgggtggcaggaacccaagcacttgggccacgttGCGCTGCTTGTCCCAGTCCacgagcagggagcagggagcagggctggaaatggagcagctgggacacaaaccggagCTCGTGTGGGATACcagtggtggctttgcccattacgccacaatgccagtccctccgATAATCATTCAATTGTTTGATACCAGTTTGTCACAGCTGCTGTGTCAGTAGGTCACTCCAAGGAGTGGTGTTGGGATTTGTGAAGGCACGTGTGTTGGGCCTGGCTCACACGGCAGGACGGCTGCGTGAGGGTGTGCAGTTGCGTGTTCCAGTCACTGGGCAGTTCTGGCTGGAGGCGATGACAGTGTGACTGAGGTCGTAGctctccctccccagggctgggttTAAGAATTCTCGGAGGTCTGCGCAGGTTCTGAGCACAGGGTGACGGTGACCGTGGtcaccctgtcctgaagcacctcAGCTGGCTCACCTTGCATCCAGAGTTAGCCCTCGCAGCCGCAGAgctgagggacacacacaggacAAGGTGCTCGCTCCCTCCCAGTCCTTCTGGGCTGTGGGACAGAACCCTCAGGTACTTTTGTGTGCAGAGTTGCTGAGGGCAAACGGGCTGCTAAGGGGTGCGAGAGGGGCAGATGACGTCATCCTACATAGTTTTcagattgtttttgttgttggtggtgttttaatttttttttttttttttttttttttttttttttttgacaggcagagttagagagagaggtcttccttctgttggttcatcccccaaatggccactgcgccgatctgaagtcaggagccaggtgcttatcctggtctcccatggggtgcagggcccaagcacttgggccatctccgctgcactcccgggtcacagcagacagctggcctggaagaggggcaaccaggacagaatccggcaccccgaccgggactagaacccggtgtgctggcaccgcaggcggaggattagcctagtgagctgcggcaccagcccagaTTTAGTTTTAAAAGGGTTCTGCTGCCAAACTTTGTGTAGTTTCTGAGTTCTGAAGACTGGGATCTGGATCACACGGCCGGGAACATGGCCAGGTGTTCTGTTGTGAACTCCTGATGACCAGTGTTCTGACTGAGAGAGCACTTGGAGGCGTTCTGTGCCTCCCCGGGGGTGGCGGGTGGCCCGGGTCGTCGGGGCTCCGTGAGTAGTGTGCTGTCTCCAGGTTTGCCTCCCACTGCCGTCAGCTGGACTCCACGCTCCGCAGGCTTGGGCTCTGTGACGGAGTTTGTCGGGAGCGAGATCTCCGGCTGAGTTCGGCCTCTGCTAGAATTCACGGCAGTGTGGGGCAGTGCACACATGTCCCCATGTCTGAGGAGCAGTGCGTGGACAGGCTGGCCACCTGATTCTGGCTTGCTCAAGGCAGCAGAGTCGCCGCACAGGTTCTCAGATCCCCTTGGGACGCAGGAGTGTGTCCTGCACAGACGTGCCCAGTCAGTGCTGGCGCTCCGTGCACCACTTCTGACACTGCCGCTGGGAGCTGCACTGCTGCCCGGTGACCGAGTCGGGTCACTGAAGCTTCTAGAGGTGCTCTTGTGAGGGACAGAGGAGACTCAGGAGTCCCACGTCTCCAGTGACCAGGGAACTAGGCCACTTGGACAGGGACTCTGGACATCCTCTCTGCCTGCAGACCCTCCACCCTGTGACTGCAGTTGAAAAACCCTCTCTGCCTTCTCACCCATCACAGTGCTGTTCACTGGGTTTGCTGTAGAGATTCAGAGGGAGGAATTtacctgagagacagagaaggaaagacaggctCTTCCTGCTCACTCCCACatccagcaatggctggggctgggaagggcTCACGCCAAAGCATGGaactcattcttttattttttttaaagatttatttattaatttcaaaggcagatttacagagagaggaagcagagagagaggtcttccatccgctggttcactccacaactggctgcaagggccagagctgcaccaatccggagccaggagccaggagcttcttccaggtctcccgtgcaggtgcagggccccaagaacttgggcgtcctccactgctttcccggcctacagcagagagttgcatAGAACGCAGAGCAGTCAGggctcgaatcggcacccatatgggatgccggcactgtagggcgggggctttactcactgtgccacagcgccagccctgggaacTCATTCCTGAGTgtcaaccacttgagccgtcactgccacCTGCCAGGGCCTGCATAAAAGCCTGCCCTGGTCAGTGGTGTTAGCCTGTCTGCAACATGACCTCAGTGTGCCAGCGCATCCTCCCCGTGACCTCAGTGTGTGTCAGCACCCTCCCCGTGACCTCAGTGTGTGTCAGCACTGTCCCTGTGACCTCAGTGTGCCAGCGCACCCTCCCGTGGCCTCAGTGTGTGTCAGCACCCTCCCGTGACCTCAGTGTGTGTCAGCACCCTCCCTGTGACCTCAGTGTGTGCCAGCACCCTCCCCGTGACCTCAGTGTGTCAGCGCATTCTCCCCGTGACCTCAGTGTGTGTCAGCACCGTCCCTGTGACCTCAGTGTGCCAGCGCACCGTCCCTGTGACCTCAGTGTGCCAGCGCACCGTCCCTGTGACCTCAGTG of Oryctolagus cuniculus chromosome 10, mOryCun1.1, whole genome shotgun sequence contains these proteins:
- the CRBN gene encoding protein cereblon isoform X2: MADEEDAQDAARDMGNHLPLLPESEDEDEMEVEDQDSKEAKKPNIINFDTSLPTSHTYLGADMEEFHGRTLHDDDSCPVIPVLPQVVMILIPGQTLPLQLSHPPEVSMVRSLIQKDRTFAVLAYSNVQEREAQFGTTAEIYAYREEQDFGIEIVKVKAVGRQRFKVLELRTQSDGIQQAKVQILPECVLPSTMSAVQLESLNKCQIFPSKPVSWEDQCSYKWWQKYQKRKFHCANLTSWPRWLYSLYDAETLMDRIKKQLREWDENLKDDSLPSNPIDFSYRVAACLPIDDVLRIQLLKIGSAIQRLRCELDIMNKCTSLCCKQCQETEITTKNEIFSLSLCGPMAAYVNPHGYVHETLTVYKACNLNLIGRPSTEHSWFPGYAWTVAQCKICASHIGWKFTATKKDMSPQKFWGLTRSALLPTIPDTEDELSPDRVILCL
- the CRBN gene encoding protein cereblon isoform X1, giving the protein MADEEDAQDAARDMGNHLPLLPAESEDEDEMEVEDQDSKEAKKPNIINFDTSLPTSHTYLGADMEEFHGRTLHDDDSCPVIPVLPQVVMILIPGQTLPLQLSHPPEVSMVRSLIQKDRTFAVLAYSNVQEREAQFGTTAEIYAYREEQDFGIEIVKVKAVGRQRFKVLELRTQSDGIQQAKVQILPECVLPSTMSAVQLESLNKCQIFPSKPVSWEDQCSYKWWQKYQKRKFHCANLTSWPRWLYSLYDAETLMDRIKKQLREWDENLKDDSLPSNPIDFSYRVAACLPIDDVLRIQLLKIGSAIQRLRCELDIMNKCTSLCCKQCQETEITTKNEIFSLSLCGPMAAYVNPHGYVHETLTVYKACNLNLIGRPSTEHSWFPGYAWTVAQCKICASHIGWKFTATKKDMSPQKFWGLTRSALLPTIPDTEDELSPDRVILCL